Proteins encoded in a region of the Candidatus Gracilibacteria bacterium genome:
- a CDS encoding type IV pilus twitching motility protein PilT, with protein sequence MDIDALLAQVVVHHAPDLHLKVGQPPVIRLPSGDLFVTDKMGPLTESALREVAQKVAGPDKFALFQKQKEVDFSYGSAESGRFRVNLYLDKEGIAMAFRSIPEKAPTLEEMGLPSILADFVMKPRGLVLVTGPTGSGKSTTLAAMINHANTHRKCHIITIEDPIEFVHEPKSALITQREVSAHTDSFATAIRSSLRQDPDVILVGEMRDLETIAAAITLAETGHLVLSTLHTSDAPQTVDRMIDVFPAYQQQQIRAELSASLLAVVAQTLVPRTDGHGRVSAFEIMVVNDAIRNCIKEGNTHQIYSMMQIGKSEGMQTLDDSLAQLVGQGLISKDAALAKVHDTEAFNRKLV encoded by the coding sequence ATGGATATTGACGCACTTTTGGCTCAGGTGGTGGTGCATCACGCCCCGGATCTTCACCTCAAGGTGGGGCAGCCGCCCGTGATTCGTCTCCCGAGTGGAGATCTGTTTGTCACGGATAAAATGGGGCCGTTGACCGAGTCGGCGCTCCGAGAAGTGGCGCAAAAAGTGGCGGGCCCGGATAAATTCGCGTTGTTTCAAAAACAAAAAGAAGTTGATTTTTCTTATGGTTCAGCCGAGTCCGGACGTTTTCGTGTGAATTTATATTTGGATAAAGAGGGGATTGCCATGGCGTTTCGCTCGATTCCGGAAAAAGCACCTACGTTGGAGGAGATGGGATTGCCGTCGATCCTTGCCGATTTTGTCATGAAACCGCGAGGGTTGGTTTTGGTGACCGGGCCTACGGGAAGTGGAAAATCGACCACGCTCGCGGCCATGATCAATCACGCCAACACGCATCGAAAATGTCATATCATCACCATCGAGGATCCGATTGAGTTTGTGCACGAACCCAAGTCTGCGCTTATCACACAGCGCGAGGTGTCGGCTCACACGGATTCGTTTGCCACCGCGATTCGTTCGTCGCTTCGCCAGGACCCGGATGTGATTTTGGTGGGGGAAATGCGCGACCTTGAAACCATTGCCGCAGCCATCACCTTGGCGGAAACCGGGCACCTTGTTTTGTCCACTTTGCACACTTCTGACGCTCCGCAAACCGTAGATCGTATGATCGATGTATTCCCCGCGTATCAACAACAACAGATTCGGGCAGAGCTTTCTGCGTCCTTGCTGGCTGTGGTGGCGCAGACGCTTGTTCCGCGCACGGACGGACACGGTCGCGTGTCGGCGTTTGAGATCATGGTGGTGAATGATGCGATTCGAAATTGTATCAAAGAAGGCAACACGCATCAGATTTATTCCATGATGCAAATCGGTAAGAGTGAAGGAATGCAAACCTTGGATGATTCGTTGGCGCAACTTGTGGGGCAAGGGCTTATTTCTAAAGATGCTGCGTTGGCCAAAGTGCATGATACGGAAGCTTTTAATCGTAAATTAGTTTAA
- the rny gene encoding ribonuclease Y: MPEISTLLLLGLVGLLGGAAGGYQIRSKKLREEEARVSEKTRHELQEANSRSKELLFDAKNEALRIQEEAKKEEREKRVQLDKMEKRIETKEETLDKQLREAEKTKTELESKVVAVRSLKEEVQKLYEQQKGQLERVASLSKDEARELLLKKVEEEAKEDLIAQIRKTEKDLHDEAELRARSMIVDAIQKYAAETTMESTATIVNIPNDEMKGRIIGREGRNINTFEELTGIDVIVDDTPGSIVISGFDLVRRYVAKIALERLVEDGRIHPARIEEVVKKAKEEVTQLIRELGEKAAFEAGVVGLPVELLKLLGRLKFRTSYGQNVLKHSMEVAFLAASLATDLGADGALCRKAGLLHDIGKAMDHEIQMPHSLIGRDILKKFGLPRELVHCVEAHEGDCFAETIEAKIIQVANRISESRPGANKENLENFVKRLREIETVANSFEGVRKSYAVQAGRQVRVFVEPSVIDDLQAAKMVHRIAAQIEDQLQYQGEIKVDVIREIRVEDVAK, translated from the coding sequence ATGCCGGAAATCAGTACTTTATTATTGTTGGGTTTGGTTGGGCTCCTCGGAGGAGCCGCTGGTGGTTATCAGATTCGTTCGAAAAAGCTTCGTGAGGAGGAAGCGCGAGTTTCGGAAAAGACGAGACATGAGCTTCAAGAAGCGAATTCCAGATCCAAGGAACTTTTATTCGACGCTAAAAATGAGGCGTTGAGAATTCAGGAAGAAGCCAAGAAAGAAGAGCGTGAAAAGCGTGTTCAGCTCGATAAGATGGAAAAGCGTATTGAGACCAAAGAAGAGACGCTCGATAAACAACTTCGTGAAGCGGAAAAAACCAAAACCGAGCTCGAATCCAAGGTTGTGGCGGTTCGTTCTCTTAAGGAAGAAGTTCAGAAATTATATGAACAACAGAAGGGGCAGCTTGAACGCGTGGCCAGTTTGTCTAAAGATGAGGCGCGGGAATTGTTGTTGAAAAAAGTGGAAGAAGAAGCCAAAGAAGATCTCATCGCACAGATTCGAAAAACGGAAAAAGATTTGCACGATGAAGCGGAATTGCGTGCCCGCAGTATGATTGTGGACGCGATTCAAAAATACGCGGCCGAGACCACGATGGAATCCACAGCCACGATTGTGAATATTCCGAACGATGAGATGAAAGGTCGCATCATTGGTCGTGAAGGACGTAATATTAATACGTTTGAAGAGCTCACCGGAATTGATGTGATTGTGGATGATACGCCGGGGTCGATTGTGATTTCCGGGTTTGATTTGGTGCGTCGCTATGTGGCTAAAATTGCCCTCGAACGTTTGGTTGAGGATGGACGTATTCATCCGGCCCGCATTGAGGAAGTGGTGAAAAAAGCCAAAGAAGAAGTGACTCAATTGATCCGTGAATTGGGAGAAAAAGCCGCGTTTGAGGCCGGAGTGGTTGGGTTGCCCGTGGAATTACTCAAGCTTTTGGGACGTCTTAAATTTCGTACGAGTTATGGCCAAAATGTGCTCAAACACTCGATGGAAGTGGCCTTTTTGGCTGCGTCATTGGCTACGGATTTGGGAGCGGATGGGGCTTTGTGTCGAAAAGCCGGGTTGCTTCATGATATTGGCAAGGCCATGGATCATGAAATTCAGATGCCGCATTCGTTGATCGGGCGTGATATTTTAAAGAAATTCGGGTTACCGCGCGAGCTTGTTCATTGCGTGGAAGCGCATGAAGGTGATTGTTTTGCGGAGACGATTGAAGCTAAAATTATTCAAGTGGCGAATCGAATTTCCGAGTCTCGACCCGGAGCCAATAAGGAAAATCTTGAAAATTTCGTAAAACGTTTGCGTGAAATTGAGACGGTTGCGAATTCGTTTGAAGGTGTGCGTAAATCGTACGCGGTTCAGGCCGGGCGCCAAGTGCGCGTGTTTGTGGAACCGTCGGTCATCGATGACCTCCAAGCTGCCAAAATGGTGCACCGTATTGCCGCTCAAATCGAGGATCAACTCCAATATCAAGGTGAAATCAAGGTGGATGTGATTCGAGAGATTCGAGTGGAGGACGTGGCGAAATAA
- the groL gene encoding chaperonin GroEL (60 kDa chaperone family; promotes refolding of misfolded polypeptides especially under stressful conditions; forms two stacked rings of heptamers to form a barrel-shaped 14mer; ends can be capped by GroES; misfolded proteins enter the barrel where they are refolded when GroES binds) → MSKQVQYGDAVRQKMINGAKRLADAVRITMGPKGRNVVLDKKYGAPTITNDGVTIAKEIDLPDPFENMGAQLVKEVATKTNDVAGDGTTTATVLAYAIITEGFRNLAAGANPIALKRGIDKAVKKIVHELGEMKKDISTPEEVAQVATISAQDPEVGKFISMAMEKVGNDGVITVEESQTFGLDMEVVEGMQFDNGYISPYMVTDSGRMEATYENAKILITDKKISSVQTILPLLEKLAQGGKKELVIIAEDVDGEALATMVVNKLRGTFSMLAIKAPAFGDRRKEILKDIAALTGATVISEEVGLTLENADLTHLGEARKVIATKDDTTIVEGAGNQKAIDARVAEIKVTLDHTTSDFDKEKLTERLAKLSGGVGIIKVGAATEVELKEKKHRIEDALSATRAAVEEGIVAGGGTALLQAAKILDALKGADMDETTGIAIVKKALESPVFQIAQNAGKEGAVIVDMVRNAKAGQGYDAEKGEMVDMIKSGIVDPKKVTRSALENAASLAGIFLTTEAGVTDIPEDKKEGGHMGGMGGMPGGMDMM, encoded by the coding sequence ATGTCTAAACAGGTTCAATACGGCGACGCGGTTCGCCAAAAAATGATCAATGGCGCCAAACGCTTGGCCGATGCGGTTCGCATCACCATGGGGCCCAAGGGTCGCAATGTGGTTCTTGATAAAAAATATGGAGCTCCCACCATCACGAACGATGGTGTGACCATTGCAAAAGAAATCGATCTCCCGGATCCGTTTGAAAATATGGGAGCACAACTCGTGAAAGAAGTGGCGACCAAAACCAATGATGTGGCCGGAGATGGGACCACGACTGCCACGGTATTGGCGTACGCCATCATCACCGAAGGATTCCGCAATCTCGCGGCCGGAGCCAATCCGATTGCTTTGAAGCGCGGGATCGACAAAGCGGTGAAAAAAATCGTGCATGAATTGGGTGAAATGAAAAAAGACATCAGCACTCCGGAAGAAGTGGCGCAGGTGGCCACGATTTCCGCCCAAGATCCGGAAGTGGGCAAATTCATTTCCATGGCCATGGAAAAGGTCGGGAATGATGGCGTGATCACGGTGGAAGAATCTCAGACTTTTGGGCTCGATATGGAAGTGGTGGAAGGAATGCAATTCGACAACGGGTATATTTCTCCTTATATGGTTACGGATTCGGGACGTATGGAGGCGACCTATGAAAATGCAAAAATTTTAATCACGGATAAGAAAATTTCGTCCGTGCAAACCATTCTTCCTTTGTTGGAAAAATTGGCACAGGGCGGGAAAAAAGAGCTCGTGATCATTGCCGAAGATGTGGACGGGGAAGCGCTTGCCACCATGGTGGTGAATAAACTTCGAGGCACGTTCAGCATGCTTGCGATCAAGGCCCCGGCATTTGGGGATCGACGTAAGGAAATTCTTAAAGATATTGCGGCGTTGACCGGAGCAACCGTGATTTCCGAAGAAGTGGGTTTGACGCTTGAGAATGCGGATTTGACTCATCTTGGAGAAGCGCGAAAAGTGATTGCCACCAAAGATGACACCACGATTGTGGAAGGCGCCGGCAATCAGAAGGCCATCGATGCTCGCGTGGCGGAAATTAAGGTTACGCTCGATCACACCACATCGGATTTTGATAAAGAAAAACTCACGGAACGCTTGGCGAAATTGTCCGGAGGTGTTGGCATTATCAAGGTCGGTGCAGCCACGGAAGTGGAGCTTAAGGAAAAGAAACATCGCATTGAAGATGCGTTGTCTGCGACTCGTGCGGCTGTGGAAGAGGGGATTGTGGCCGGAGGAGGAACCGCTTTGTTGCAAGCCGCCAAGATTCTCGATGCGCTCAAAGGGGCGGATATGGATGAAACCACGGGAATCGCGATTGTGAAAAAAGCCCTCGAGTCTCCGGTGTTCCAAATCGCGCAAAACGCGGGGAAAGAAGGTGCGGTGATCGTGGATATGGTTCGCAATGCCAAGGCCGGACAAGGCTATGACGCTGAAAAAGGCGAAATGGTCGATATGATCAAGTCTGGGATTGTGGATCCGAAAAAAGTCACGCGCTCCGCGTTGGAAAATGCCGCGTCATTGGCCGGAATTTTCTTGACCACCGAAGCCGGGGTGACCGATATTCCGGAGGATAAGAAAGAAGGCGGTCATATGGGAGGAATGGGTGGAATGCCGGGCGGGATGGATATGATGTAG
- the groES gene encoding co-chaperone GroES: MEKVTLQPLNDGLVVERLKEDEVTASGIVLPESAKEKPQKGKVLAIGAGKLNNEGKRIPMTVKVGDTVLFTKYGPTEVKHEGKELLFLNESDVLAILG; the protein is encoded by the coding sequence ATGGAGAAAGTTACGCTTCAGCCTTTAAACGATGGGTTGGTGGTGGAACGTCTCAAGGAAGACGAAGTCACTGCTTCCGGGATTGTTCTTCCCGAGTCGGCAAAAGAAAAACCTCAAAAAGGGAAAGTTCTCGCCATTGGTGCGGGGAAATTAAATAATGAAGGGAAACGAATTCCCATGACCGTCAAAGTGGGGGACACGGTTCTTTTTACCAAATACGGGCCCACAGAAGTGAAACACGAGGGAAAAGAATTGCTTTTTTTGAATGAAAGCGATGTGCTCGCGATTCTTGGATAA